The Lactiplantibacillus brownii genome contains the following window.
TTATACAGGAGCTTTGACTTTCTGCAAAAACAAAAAAAGGAAGAAAAATATGGACTACACGGAAATAAATCAAAAGTTAGAATCAGCATTTAATAAAACAAGTATTCAAAAGTACGATGTATGTCAACTATGGAGTTGTCTATCTTGTGATCTGTTATACGATCTAAAGAAGGATCAATATGCCTTCCCTGTTGTTGGTAGCATGAAATTTATTAACAAAATAACTAACCAACATGGGGAATATATTTACAACAATCAAAACGGAGACTTCCATGTGGTTACATTTTTTTGTAAAATTAAAACATGGTCTTTACTGGATTTCTCAACCAAACATCTTTCTGTAAAAGTACCGTGTGCTCCTTGTATGGTGGGTTTTAAAATAGATCAAGTGTCATTAGCAGATAGCCCAGTAATAATTTCCATTCCTGAGTTAAACAATTTAAGTGGTGACGACCAAGGCTTAAAAAAAGTAGTTCAAATTATCCCTAAAATAAAAAGCATTTCCAAAGACGACGAAAAATATTTATATGAATTTAAACCAGATCATATTTCTCCACAACTAAATCCAGTCAATGAAACAGAGCTTGAGTCTCTAGAGGATGCATTAGGTTTGAAATTTTAATCTGTTTATTTTCCAACGGCCAATAGAGTATACCCTAGTGGTCTTTTTTATTTCTGTGCTATACTAGGAATTACAAGTGTTCATTAGAACTGTCCAAAAGGAGAATTGGAAATGGCTAAAATCGGTTATGCGCGTGTGAGTTCCAAGGAGCAACATTTAGATCGGCAGCTAGCGGTTTTAAAGGGCGTTGATAAGCTATTCACAGATAAATTGAGTGGGGCCAACACCAATCGACCAGAACTGCAAAAAATGCTCGCCTATGTTCGCGAGGGTGATATTGTCCTGGTCACTGAATTAGATCGCTTAGGTCGAAACAACCAGGACTTAACTAAGATCATGAACACCATTCAAAATAAGGGGGCCACCCTAGATGTGTTAAACTTGCCGTCCATGACAGGGATTGCGGATCCTAATTTACGCCAGCTCATGACGAATCTCATTATTGAACTGTATAAATATCAAGCTGAAAGCGAACGTAAGCGGATCATTGAACGGCAGCAACAAGGGATTGCCCTCGCTAAACAGCAGGGTAAATATCATGGTCGGAAACCTCAATATGCCGAAGATGATCCCCGTTTACTACATGCTTTTAAACTTTACCAGACGGGCATGAGTGATGTAGATGTTGCCCGTAATACCGGGATTAAACGGACAACCTTTATCAGATACCGAAAGAAATTCGATGTGCATTGAACCGGTTTACATGAGATAATCAGAATAGATTAGAAGCCCTGAAACAGGCGTAAAATAACAAATGCTTAAAAATGATGCTACTGGAAGTTGGTCGCATCTTTAATTAGTATTTAAATTAAAAATTAGAATCTAAAGGAGAACTTATATAATGACAATACACAAGAATCCTTTAGTTAAGCCCTTTGTCAAATGGGCTGGGGGAAAGCGACAATTATTACCAGAGATAAAACGTTATTTGCCGTCAAAAATTAAAAATTATTACGAACCATTCGTGGGAGGGGGCGCTGTTTTTTTTAGATATACAATGTCCACACCCCATAATTAACGACTTTAATGATGAATTAATCAATACCTATCTAGTAGGGTTCTGGTGCAAAGTTTACTCAGGGAGAGTGCATCCTGTATCATGAATTGAAACTGGAGGTTTTCAGATGACTGATCATTTTAAAGGACGACAATTCAATCAATCAGTGATTACTTTTGCCGTAGGCTACTACTTGCGTTACAACATCAGTTATCGAGATCTAGTTGAAATGATGCGCGACCGTGGTATTTTCGTGCATCACACAACCCTCATGCGTTGGGTACAACATTACTCACCGATTATGCGGGCTCTATGGCGTAAGCGCCATCGGCGCACTTCCAAAAGTTGGCGTATGGATGAGACCTATATCAAGATCAAAGGTCAATGGAATTACCTCTACCGTGCCATTGATGATCAAGGTCTTACGCTTGATTTTCAACTGCGCAAGAAGCGTGACTTTAACTCGGCCTATCATTTTCTCAAACGCCTTTTAAAGACCTATGGTCTTCCACATCGATTAGTGACTGATCAGTACGGAGCGACCCTAAAGGCAATTAAAAAGCTTACTAGGGAAGGTTATCTGCACAAAGGTGTGCATCAGTGCTCCAAATATCGCAATAATCTGATTGAGCAAGATCACCGTTTTATTAAGCGGCAACAAGTTCGTTCCGCAAGTTATCAGATCACTCGGACAGCAGCTAGGACATTATACGGCATTGAAACCATGCATGCGATACACAAAGAAAGCCGAAAGAAGCTAGGCCTCTTCGGCTTTTCAGCGTATCAAGAAGTCGACCAATTGTTAGCGG
Protein-coding sequences here:
- a CDS encoding recombinase family protein is translated as MAKIGYARVSSKEQHLDRQLAVLKGVDKLFTDKLSGANTNRPELQKMLAYVREGDIVLVTELDRLGRNNQDLTKIMNTIQNKGATLDVLNLPSMTGIADPNLRQLMTNLIIELYKYQAESERKRIIERQQQGIALAKQQGKYHGRKPQYAEDDPRLLHAFKLYQTGMSDVDVARNTGIKRTTFIRYRKKFDVH
- a CDS encoding IS6 family transposase, producing the protein MTDHFKGRQFNQSVITFAVGYYLRYNISYRDLVEMMRDRGIFVHHTTLMRWVQHYSPIMRALWRKRHRRTSKSWRMDETYIKIKGQWNYLYRAIDDQGLTLDFQLRKKRDFNSAYHFLKRLLKTYGLPHRLVTDQYGATLKAIKKLTREGYLHKGVHQCSKYRNNLIEQDHRFIKRQQVRSASYQITRTAARTLYGIETMHAIHKESRKKLGLFGFSAYQEVDQLLAA